One region of Termitidicoccus mucosus genomic DNA includes:
- a CDS encoding serine O-acetyltransferase, translating to MTHDDIKRDLLASYETDGGINHFDGINLPGEESVNQLARDCMHLLFPGFFDETGVTKKNVPALVDSLLTRIETRLAAEIEKALRFARAPRPAERAREVTTEFLSRLPALRRIVQTDVAAAYDGDPAARSLEEIILAYPCVLVISLQRIAHILYKLNIPLIPRMLTEYAHERTGTDIHPGADIGTHFFIDHCTGVVVGETARIGNHVKIYQGVTLGAKSFLTDEKGNPVKGVKRHPELRDNVIVYPGATILGGETVIGENTIVGSNVWLMQSIPANSIVYYQGDASSIVRPRKSKEALLEEFTDWVI from the coding sequence ATGACGCACGACGACATCAAACGCGATCTGCTCGCCTCCTACGAAACCGACGGCGGCATCAACCACTTCGACGGCATCAACCTCCCGGGCGAGGAGTCCGTCAACCAGCTCGCGCGCGATTGCATGCACCTGCTTTTCCCCGGGTTTTTCGACGAAACCGGCGTCACCAAAAAAAACGTGCCCGCGCTCGTCGACTCGCTCCTCACCCGCATCGAGACGCGCCTGGCCGCCGAAATCGAAAAGGCCCTCCGCTTCGCCCGCGCCCCGCGGCCGGCCGAACGCGCCCGCGAGGTCACGACGGAGTTCCTCTCGCGCCTGCCCGCGCTGCGCCGTATCGTGCAAACCGATGTCGCCGCCGCCTACGACGGCGACCCCGCCGCCCGCAGCCTGGAGGAAATCATCCTCGCCTACCCCTGCGTGCTGGTCATCTCGCTCCAGCGCATCGCGCACATCCTCTACAAGCTCAACATCCCGCTCATCCCGCGCATGCTCACGGAATACGCGCACGAACGCACCGGCACCGACATCCATCCCGGCGCGGACATCGGCACGCATTTCTTCATCGACCATTGCACGGGCGTCGTCGTCGGCGAGACGGCGCGCATCGGCAACCACGTCAAAATCTACCAGGGTGTGACGCTCGGGGCGAAATCGTTTCTCACCGACGAGAAAGGCAACCCGGTCAAGGGCGTGAAGCGCCACCCCGAGCTGCGCGACAACGTCATCGTTTATCCCGGCGCGACCATTCTCGGCGGCGAGACGGTGATCGGCGAGAACACCATCGTGGGCTCGAATGTCTGGCTGATGCAGTCCATCCCGGCCAACAGCATCGTCTATTACCAAGGCGACGCGTCCTCGATCGTCCGCCCGCGCAAATCCAAGGAGGCGCTGCTGGAAGAGTTCACCGACTGGGTGATCTGA